The Budorcas taxicolor isolate Tak-1 chromosome 5, Takin1.1, whole genome shotgun sequence genome includes a window with the following:
- the LOC128048755 gene encoding taste receptor type 2 member 10-like, protein MLSILEGLLIYVAVSESVLGVLGNGFIGVVSCIDCVKSKKIPTVSLILTGLASSRFCLIWIIITDAYVRMFFPDTYLSGNLSQNIAHLWIIMNQSSIWFATSLNIFYFLKIANYSHCIFLWLKGHINRVLLLFMGSLLISWLFAFPSIAKPSINDIMKNRSSTWLITLHKREYLTNHILLNIGVILVFVLCLITCFLLITSLWRHNRKMRLNATGFRDPSTEAHIKAMKILVSFTILFILYFVGTAIQISGSTMPENNLLLIIGITTRLLYPCGHSLILILGNRKLKQDFLRVLKPLKCWGKEKLLRIP, encoded by the coding sequence ATGCTGAGTATATTGGAAGGCCTCCTCATTTATGTAGCAGTTAGTGAATCAGTATTGGGGGTCTTAGGGAATGGATTTATTGGAGTTGTAAGCTGCATTGATTGTGTGAAAAGCAAGAAGATCCCTACTGTCAGCCTTATTCTCACTGGCTTAGCTTCTTCCAGATTTTGCCTGATATGGATAATAATTACAGATGCATATGTGAGGATGTTTTTTCCAGATACATATTTGTCTGGTAATCTAAGTCAAAATATAGCTCACTTATGGATAATTATGAATCAATCAAGTATCTGGTTTGCCACCAGCCTCAACATCTTCTATTTCCTGAAGATAGCCAATTATTCCCACTGCATTTTTCTCTGGCTGAAGGGTCACATCAACAGGGTTCTTCTCCTTTTCATGGGGTCCTTGCTTATTTCATGGTTATTTGCTTTTCCAAGCATTGCAAAGCCTAGTATTAATGATATTATGAAGAACAGAAGCTCAACCTGGCTGATCACCCTGCATAAAAGGGAATACTTGACAAATCATATTCTGCTCAATATTGGAGTCATTCTTGTCTTTGTACTATGCCTGATTACATGTTTCTTATTAATCACTTCCCTTTGGAGACACAACAGAAAGATGCGATTGAATGCCACAGGATTCAGAGATCCCAGCACTGAAGCACATATCAAAGCAATGAAGATTTTGGTGTCTTTTACCATCCTCTTTATCTTGTATTTTGTAGGCACTGCCATACAAATATCAGGTAGTACTATGCCTGAAAACAACCTGTTGCTCATTATTGGTATAacaaccagactcctctatccctGTGGACACTCATTGATCCTAATTCTAGGAAACAGGAAGCTGAAGCAAGACTTTTTGAGGGTACTGAAGCCATTAAAGTGCTGGGGAAAAGAGAAACTTCTTAGAATTCCATGA